The Acidaminococcales bacterium genome contains a region encoding:
- the infC gene encoding translation initiation factor IF-3 — translation MRINEEIRAREVRVNTDTGEQIGIMSLHDALLEAQKRQMDLVEIAPAGKPPVCRIMDYGKYRYERQKRDKDVRKKQKIVNIKEVKLRPKIEEHDFQVKLKNALKFLADGDKVKIGVTFRGRELMHIDLGKKVLDRMTDSLRDIAVIEREAKLEGRSMILIVAPKASNK, via the coding sequence TTGCGTATCAATGAGGAAATCCGCGCCAGAGAAGTCCGCGTCAATACCGACACGGGAGAGCAGATAGGCATAATGTCGTTGCACGACGCTCTTTTGGAGGCGCAAAAACGCCAAATGGATTTGGTTGAAATAGCGCCTGCCGGCAAACCGCCGGTTTGCCGGATCATGGATTACGGCAAATATCGCTACGAGCGGCAAAAGCGTGACAAAGACGTCCGCAAAAAGCAAAAAATTGTCAATATTAAAGAAGTTAAACTGCGCCCCAAGATTGAAGAGCATGATTTCCAGGTTAAATTAAAAAACGCCTTGAAGTTTTTGGCTGACGGCGACAAGGTCAAGATCGGCGTAACTTTTCGCGGCCGTGAACTTATGCATATAGACCTTGGGAAAAAAGTGCTTGACCGTATGACCGATTCGCTGCGGGACATTGCCGTAATTGAACGCGAAGCCAAACTGGAAGGCCGCAGCATGATTTTGATCGTTGCGCCCAAAGCCAGCAACAAATAA